Proteins from one Setaria italica strain Yugu1 chromosome V, Setaria_italica_v2.0, whole genome shotgun sequence genomic window:
- the LOC101776366 gene encoding 60S ribosomal protein L18a-like protein, protein MSGEEAADKGGGYGTFQGPPSYPPPRPPPLGFPQPVPPPALSAAHHRAAYHKAAAPPAQDYESGVRGHGHDRLPCCGIGFGWFLFVIGFFLGAIPWYVGAILLCCSTVDHREKPAYVACTIAAALATIAVIIGATAGAHVY, encoded by the exons ATGAgcggcgaggaggccgccgaCAAGGGAGGGGGCTACGGCACCTTCCAGGGCCCGCCCAGCTacccgcccccgcgcccgccgcccctcgGCTTCCCCCAGCCCGTCCCGCCGCCAGCCCTCTCTGCTGCCCACCACCGCGCCGCCTACCACaaggccgccgctcctcccg CTCAAGATTACGAATCAGGTGTGCGTGGACACGGTCATGACCGCCTCCCCTGTTGCGGCATCGGTTTTGGCTGGTTCCT GTTCGTAATCGGCTTCTTCCTTGGTGCTATTCCCTGGTATGTTGGAGCCATTCTGCTCTGCTGTTCCACAGTGGACCACAGGGAGAAACCAGCCTATGTCGCATGCACAATAGCC GCAGCCCTCGCTACAATTGCTGTGATCATTGGGGCGACTGCTGGAGCTCACGTttattga
- the LOC101775960 gene encoding C2 domain-containing protein At1g53590 has protein sequence MDAAELPLVYHIGLVLAALWAAGALGIRHSFLFLLAFLYLYMVNARCAMRLRKRIQHEEMKSAYQRRLLSDAESVRWLNHAINKMWPICMEKIVSQLLRPIIPWFLDKFKPWTVSKASVQELYMGRNPPMFTSMRVLPETSDDDHLVLELGMNFLSAEDMSAILAMQLHKSVGLGMTANMHLTSMHVEGKILVGVKFVRSWPFLGRVRLCFVEPPYFQMTVKPLINHGLDVTEFPGISGWLDKLMDTAFGQTLVEPNMIVINVEKFASTPSENNWFSIEERPPIAYVKLEILEGTDMKPSDINGLADPYVKGRLGPFKFQTEIQRKTLSPKWFEEFKIPITSWEASNELVMEVRDKDPMFDDSLGGCTIDLHELRGGQRHDKWISLNNVKKGRIHLAVTVEDISEDKNVSCSDEPLKKADAELPVLTSADSTTDAGELPEEKKVLMDEVEHINIDGQEQPGGLYVHRPGAGVPKTWESRKGRARAPDTQIYQEVDKSKEIPAPKSSGHGGLFNLGSFFRKNSRKESFKGDPSLPTTPGSQSVTELDPKLPKTPHPNLKELGEKRTSIKLVVNEEASPASKVGDTDNSTEDVAKVIQKNAGEPGRSLTSTLSRNISRKREEDRLSDIQEQIEAHGSESVTVSEEHIPVEGEPIEKEGHQTTEHENGDGAEEDSVGAEIATQAS, from the exons ATGGACGCCGCCGAGCTGCCTCTCGTCTACCACATCGGCCTCGTGCTGGCCGCGCTCtgggccgccggcgccctcggCATCCGCcactccttcctcttcctcctcgccttcctctACCTCTACATG GTAAATGCTCGCTGTGCCATGAGACTACGAAAGAGGATCCAACATGAGGAGATGAAATCTGCCTACCAACGAAGA CTCCTTTCTGATGCAGAATCAGTACGGTGGTTAAACCATGCAATAAACAAGATGTGGCCTATCTGTATGGAGAAGATCGTTTCACAACTTTTACGGCCCATCATACCGTGGTTCTTGGACAAGTTCAAACCTTGGACAGTT AGCAAAGCAAGTGTCCAGGAGCTTTACATGGGTAGAAACCCACCAATGTTTACCTCCATGAGAGTTCTACCTGAGACATCAGATGATGACCATTTG GTTCTTGAGCTGGGAATGAATTTCCTTTCTGCTGAAGATATGAGTGCCATACTTGCTATGCAGCTGCATAAGAGTGTGGGACTTGGAATGACTGCAAACATGCATTTAACTAGCATGCATGTTGAGGGAAAG ATTTTAGTTGGTGTGAAGTTTGTTAGGAGCTGGCCGTTTCTTGGCCGTGTAAGACTTTGCTTTGTGGAGCCACCTTATTTTCAGATGACTGTGAAACCACTCATTAATCACGGGCTTGATGTCACTGAGTTTCCAGGAATTTCAGGATGGCTA GACAAGTTAATGGATACTGCATTTGGGCAGACATTAGTCGAG CCCAATATGATTGTTATCAATGTGGAAAAATTTGCATCTACTCCTTCAG AAAATAACTGGTTCAGCATTGAGGAGAGGCCTCCTATTGCGTATGTGAAGCTTGAGATTTTGGAAGGAACTGACATGAAGCCATCTGATATAAATG GACTAGCGGACCCTTATGTGAAAGGTCGTCTGGGTCCTTTCAAATTTCAAACAGAGATACAGAGGAAAACGCTATCCCCTAAGTGGTTTGAAGAATTCAAAATACCAATCACATCATGGGAGGCATCAAATGAACTTGTCATGGAAGTTCGTGATAAGGACCCCATGTTTGATGACTCACTTGG AGGATGTACCATCGATTTACATGAGCTGAGAGGTGGACAAAGACATGACAAGTGGATATCACTGAATAATGTCAAGAAAGGAAGGATTCACTTGGCGGTAACAGTTGAAGATATATCTGAG GACAAAAATGTATCATGTTCGGACGAACCATTGAAGAAAGCTGATGCTGAACTACCAGTATTAACCTCTGCAGACAGCACAACGGATGCTGGTGAACTGCCTGAAGAAAAGAAAGTCTTAATGGATGAAGTGGAGCACATAAACATTGATGGACAAGAACAACCTGGAGGGTTATATGTTCATCGCCCTGGCGCTGGGGTTCCAAAGACATGGGAATCCCGGAAGGGACGAGCACGCGCCCCGGACACACAGATTTACCAAGAGGTTGACAAGTCAAAGGAAATCCCCGCACCAAAAAGCAGTGGACATGGGGGTCTGTTTAACCTAGGCTCCTTTTTCCGAAAGAACTCAAGGAAGGAGAGCTTCAAAGGTGATCCCAGCCTTCCTACTACTCCGGGTTCTCAGAGTGTGACAGAGCTTGATCCAAAGCTCCCCAAAACACCACATCCCAACCTGAAGGAGCTTGGTGAGAAGCGGACATCAATAAAGCTTGTAGTGAATGAAGAAGCAAGCCCAGCAAGCAAGGTGGGAGACACGGATAACTCAACAGAAGATGTAGCAAAGGTGATCCAAAAAAATGCAGGTGAACCAGGCAGATCACTGACGAGCACACTGAGCAGGAATATTTCtaggaagagagaggaggacaGGTTATCAGATATCCAGGAGCAGATTGAAGCTCATGGATCTGAGTCGGTGACTGTGAGTGAAGAGCATATTCCCGTTGAAGGTGAACCAATAGAAAAGGAGGGCCATCAGACAACGGAACATGAGAATGGTGATGGTGCTGAAGAAGATTCAGTGGGAGCAGAGATTGCTACTCAGGCCTCATAA
- the LOC101775548 gene encoding D-aminoacyl-tRNA deacylase isoform X2, translated as MRAVVQRVLSASVEVEGRVVSAIGPGLLVLVGVHEADTDSDADYICRKVLNMRLFPNENTGKAWDQSVMQRNFEVLLVSQFTLYGILKGNKPDFHVAMPPAKAKPFYASLVEKFQRSYSADSVKDGVFGAMMKVPLSEKKCFFGKRWPSDNASRLTLTARRCSVKQWR; from the exons ATGAGGGCCGTGGTGCAGCGCGTCCTCTCGGCCAGCGTCGAG GTGGAGGGACGAGTAGTGTCGGCGATCGGCCCTGGACTCCTCGTACTCGTCGGCGTCCACGAGGCGGACACTGACTCCGACGCCGACTACAT TTGTCGGAAGGTCCTGAACATGAGGCTATTTCCTAACGAGAATACTGGGAAAGCATGGGATCAAAGT GTTATGCAGCGTAACTTTGAAGTCCTATTAG TCAGCCAGTTTACATTATATGGCATCCTGAAGGGTAACAAGCCAGATTTTCATGTGGCTATGCCACCTGCAAAAGCAAAACCATTCTATGCTTCTCTAGTCGAGAAATTTCAGAGGTCATACTCGGCTGATTCAGTGAAAG ATGGTGTTTTTGGAGCAATGATGAAGGTGCCTCTgagtgaaaaaaaat GTTTCTTTGGTAAACGATGGCCCAGTGACAATGCAAGTCGACTCACCCTCACTGCAAGGCGCTGCTCAGTCAAG CAATGGCGATGA
- the LOC101775548 gene encoding D-aminoacyl-tRNA deacylase isoform X1 yields MRAVVQRVLSASVEVEGRVVSAIGPGLLVLVGVHEADTDSDADYICRKVLNMRLFPNENTGKAWDQSVMQRNFEVLLVSQFTLYGILKGNKPDFHVAMPPAKAKPFYASLVEKFQRSYSADSVKDGVFGAMMKVSLVNDGPVTMQVDSPSLQGAAQSSNGDDGLLRDGEARVPKETC; encoded by the exons ATGAGGGCCGTGGTGCAGCGCGTCCTCTCGGCCAGCGTCGAG GTGGAGGGACGAGTAGTGTCGGCGATCGGCCCTGGACTCCTCGTACTCGTCGGCGTCCACGAGGCGGACACTGACTCCGACGCCGACTACAT TTGTCGGAAGGTCCTGAACATGAGGCTATTTCCTAACGAGAATACTGGGAAAGCATGGGATCAAAGT GTTATGCAGCGTAACTTTGAAGTCCTATTAG TCAGCCAGTTTACATTATATGGCATCCTGAAGGGTAACAAGCCAGATTTTCATGTGGCTATGCCACCTGCAAAAGCAAAACCATTCTATGCTTCTCTAGTCGAGAAATTTCAGAGGTCATACTCGGCTGATTCAGTGAAAG ATGGTGTTTTTGGAGCAATGATGAAG GTTTCTTTGGTAAACGATGGCCCAGTGACAATGCAAGTCGACTCACCCTCACTGCAAGGCGCTGCTCAGTCAAG CAATGGCGATGATGGTTTGCTTAGAGATGGTGAAGCAAGAGTGCCTAAAGAGACATGCTAA
- the LOC101775148 gene encoding LOB domain-containing protein 15 codes for MVSLVILSVCRGEGTDMTGGGNGGGGGGGACAVCKHQRRKCEPNCELAAYFPAHRMNDFRALHLVFGVANLTKLIIKANATDAARRRAAETLTWEARWRERDPAEGCYREVACLRRDNALLRADNAALRRQLADHHHLLLCWSSTTNNMAAGGGNGQLVAVRPPPPSHAPAPPPAAAAMRDHPSISSRDNKSSNPRC; via the exons ATGGTCTCTCTTGTTATTCTATCTGTCTGCAGAGGAGAGGGGACAGACAtgaccggcggcggcaacggaggtggtggtggcggcggcgcgtgcgccGTTTGCAAGCACCAGCGTCGCAAATGCGAGCCCAACTGCGAGCTGGCGGCCTACTTCCCGGCACACAGGATGAACGACTTCCGGGCGTTGCACCTGGTGTTCGGGGTGGCCAACCTCaccaagctcatcatcaaggccaacgccaccgacgccgcccgccgccgagccgccgagACGCTCACCTGGGAGGCGCGCTGGCGGGAGAGAGACCCCGCCGAGGGATGCTACCGGGAGGTGGCCTGCCTCCGCCGCGACAACGCCCTGCTGCGCGCCGACAACGCCGCCCTGCGGAGGCAGCTCGCTGaccaccaccacctgctgctcTGCTGGTCCAGCACCACCAACAACATGGCCGCTGGTGGTGGTAATGGCCAACTGGTGGCCgtgcgaccgccgccgccgtctcatGCCCCCGCACCACCTCCGGCAGCCGCCGCCATGAGAGACCACCCTTCTATTTCTAGCAGGGACAACAAGAGCAGCAACCCCAG GTGCTAA
- the LOC101774741 gene encoding optic atrophy 3 protein homolog has translation MALPVAKLGTLALRTLSKPIASRLKNQAAVHPKFRNFIVAIAQINHRITTKIQRRIYGHATDVEIRPLDEQKAVQAATDLIGEAFIFSVAVAALIFEVQRSARSEARKEEARKQELEELKQREDSLAKELEDLKLKLNEIERLAKGRGLTGILNLKGVHGAEGGKAATPA, from the exons ATGGCGCTGCCGGTGGCGAAGCTGGGCACCCTGGCGCTGCGGACCCTGTCCAAGCCCATCGCCAGCCGCCTCAAGAACCAGGCCGCCGTCCACCCCAAATTCCGCAACTTCATCGTCGCCATCGCCCAG ATAAACCATCGTATCACCACAAAGATACAAAGGCGCATTTATGGGCATGCGACAGATGTGGAGATCAGGCCTCTAGATGAGCAGAAAGCAGTACAAGCTGCTACGGATCTCATCGGAGAAGCCTTTATCTTTTCG GTCGCTGTTGCTGCTTTAATTTTTGAGGTTCAAAGAAGTGCAAGGTCAGAGGCTAGGAAGGAGGAAGCTCGTAAGCAGGAACTTGAG GAATTGAAACAAAGGGAAGATAGTCTAGCAAAGGAATTGGAGGATCTTAAATTGAAGCTGAATGAAATCGAGCGGCTTGCTAAAGGACGAGGCCTAACAGGAATCTTGAACTTGAAAGGGGTCCATGGGGCAGAAGGCGGCAAGGCAGCGACACCTGCATGA
- the LOC101780840 gene encoding zinc finger protein MAGPIE: MLEKPPTMASEATAAIISNPLMAPLPLSHQQAEQQQQPLPPPAKKKRSLPGTPDPDAEVIALSPRTLMATNRFVCEICGKGFQRDQNLQLHRRGHNLPWKLRQRSGKEPPRKRVYVCPETSCVHHNPSRALGDLTGIKKHFCRKHGEKKWKCDKCSKKYAVQSDWKAHAKTCGTREYRCDCGTLFSRRDSFITHRAFCDALAEETARLNAAAAPSSYHFAAGSPPGLAAVRPNMVLPAPPHLKLWGGSDTATLPSMGIIGGVLAGAGAPPPVVPPQLYAELLPVPGAPSSQQLDAAQLGWLYGGSTGKQLSSSNASDLTTTEAPSVFSGQHHGNAKPAPPTDMSATALLQKAAQMGAVQASGNAMSAAEDVFRASSQLQHAANLTGGNVAYDILSAAGLNKDAAVHVGREETRDFLGVGVQALCSSSLPLHGWIA, encoded by the exons ATGCTGGAAAAGCCACCAACAATGGCAAGTGAAGCAACGGCAGCCATCATCTCCAACCCCTTGATggctcctcttcctctgtctCATCAACaagcagagcagcagcagcagcctctccctcctccggccAAGAAGAAGCGCAGCCTCCCGGGCACACCAG ACCCTGATGCGGAGGTGATCGCTCTGTCGCCGCGGACGCTGATGGCGACGAACCGGTTCGTGTGCGAGATCTGCGGCAAGGGCTTCCAGCGCGACCAGAacctgcagctgcaccggcggggCCACAACCTGCCATGGAAGCTCCGGCAGCGCAGCGGCAAGGAGCCCCCCCGGAAGCGCGTGTACGTGTGCCCGGAGACCAGCTGCGTCCACCACAACCCGTCGCGCGCCCTCGGCGACCTCACCGGAATCAAGAAGCACTTCTGCCGGAAGCACGGCGAGAAGAAGTGGAAGTGCGACAAGTGCTCAAAGAAGTACGCCGTGCAATCGGACTGGAAGGCGCACGCCAAGACATGCGGAACACGAGAGTACAGATGCGACTGCGGAACCCTCTTCTCCAG GCGCGATAGCTTCATCACCCACCGCGCCTTCTGCGACGCGCTGGCCGAGGAGACGGCCAGgctcaacgccgccgccgcgcccagcAGCTACCACTTCGCCGCGGGCTCGCCGCCGGGGCTGGCCGCCGTGCGACCCAACATGGtgctccccgcgccgccacaCCTCAAGCTGTGGGGCGGCAGCGATACTGCTACGCTGCCATCCATGGGCATTATTGGTGGCGTCCTAGCCGGTGCCGGCGCTCCGCCGCCAGTGGTGCCCCCGCAGCTGTACGCGGAGCTCCTCCCCGTCCCCGGTGCACCGTCGTCGCAGCAGCTGGACGCGGCGCAGCTCGGCTGGTTGTACGGCGGGAGCACCGGCAAGCAGCTCTCCTCGTCAAACGCCAGCGACCTGACGACGACGGAGGCGCCGTCCGTGTTCAGCGGGCAGCACCACGGGAATGCCAAGCCCGCGCCGCCCACCGACATGTCGGCCACGGCGCTGCTGCAGAAGGCGGCGCAGATGGGTGCCGTGCAGGCGTCCGGCAATGCCATGTCCGCCGCCGAGGACGTGTTTCGCGCAAGCAGCCAACTGCAGCACGCTGCCAACCTCACCGGCGGGAACGTGGCCTACGACATCCTGTCGGCGGCCGGCCTCAATAAGGACGCCGCCGTGCACGTGGGGAGGGAGGAGACGAGGGATTTCTTAGGCGTTGGTGTGCAAGCGCTGTGCTCCTCGTCGCTGCCGCTGCATGGCTGGATTgcttga